Sequence from the candidate division TA06 bacterium B3_TA06 genome:
CCCCATCCCGTAGGGGATGTTCTTGGTGGTGGCGGCAAAGGCAAGGATAAGGGCAAGTATCGGGGCAGCACACGGCGAGGAGGCGATTCCGAAGAGAAATCCCAATAGCAAAGCGCCCCAGATCCCGGTTTTTTTGACCTTTATCCGCTTTAGCCAGGGAAGCTCGAACTTCAAAAGACCGACGAGGTTAAGTCCAACAAGGAACGCGGCACCGGCAAGGATAAAATACCACACCCTTCCTTGAAGGCCAAAAAGACCGCCCACGTAGGCGGCGATACCGCCCAGAATCACGAAGGTCGCGGTAAGTCCGAGCATGAACATGAGGCTGTAGAAGATAGCCTTCCGGGTGGAACCCTCGGCGTAGCCTCCAACATAGCCGATGGAGAGGGGTATCAG
This genomic interval carries:
- a CDS encoding thiol:disulfide interchange protein, with the protein product MEGLLGNVEQWINNAPALAFLGVFIGGIISSTSPCVLALIPLSIGYVGGYAEGSTRKAIFYSLMFMLGLTATFVILGGIAAYVGGLFGLQGRVWYFILAGAAFLVGLNLVGLLKFELPWLKRIKVKKTGIWGALLLGFLFGIASSPCAAPILALILAFAATTKNIPYGMGLLLTYAVGHWVLVFAAGVSTAFAQKLISSEKTERVNRIIKLVAGILLFGVGLYFIYLGV